Below is a window of Romeriopsis navalis LEGE 11480 DNA.
TATCGGCATGTTCACGCTTCAGTGTTTAGTTGCCTTTCCGGTGGGTTGGTTTTACGGCAATAATGCCGTGGTTTTACCCATTTGTATTATTGCTCTGAATTACCTGCTCCTGCCCACATTTGCGGTGCAAGGGTCATTGATTTTTCGGGAAAATCGCCTGAAAATTCCGGCCATTTGTAATGCCGTGCAATCGGGGTTAATGAATGCATTAACGATTACGTTTGCTCTAATGGGGATGGGTTTTTGGTCGATCGTCTTACCGATTTTGCTCACGGTGCCGGTTTGGGTCATCATCAATCGGGCGCATCATCCCTGGCGACCGACGGGTAAGTTTTCTCTGGAGCGTTGGCAAGAACTGGCGAACTTTGCGGCCAATTTCCTTGGCGTCGAGCTGTTGACCAAGATTCGGGCCAATGTGGATTATCTGCTGGTGGGCCGTTTTTTGGGCATCGAAGCCTTGGGAATGTATTACTTCGCGTTTAATGCGGGCTTGGGCATTAGCTTGAGTGTGATTCAGTCCTTCACTTGGTCGATCTATCCACATTTATGTGAGGTCAAAGATAATCTGGCGGCGATGCGTCAGCGCTACTTCAAGAGCCTCAAAACCATTGCCATGATTATCGTGCCGATGGTGCTATTGCAGGCGAGTTTGGCACCTGTGTATGTGCCGATCGTCTTTAGCCAAAAGTGGGTGTCGGCGATTCCGATCCTAATCCTGATTTGTCTGTCGGCGATTCCTCGACCGTTTGCTGAAGCGGCTTCGATGCTGTTGCAGAGTGTGGATAAAGGTCGTCTGGATCTTTACTGGAATGCCATTTTTACCGGGCTGTTTATTGCTTGCATCCTGGGTGCAATGCAGTTTGGCATCTATGGTGTGGCAGTTTCAGTGTTGGTGGTGCATGTGCTGGCGATCCCACTCTTTAGTCTGTGGGCTAAGAACTACGTTTTCCGCTTTTCGCGTCCGCGGCTGGCGCCTTCTAAATAACCCTGAACTATGGCTATGTTGCTCCCTGTTAGTGTTGTGATTCCTGCCTATAATGCCGAACGCTTCATCGCCCAAACGTTGGACTCGGTACTGGCTCAAACGTTCACCGCTTTTGAAGTGATCGTGGTTAACGATGGCTCAACGGATGAAACGCAATCAATCGTTGAGCATTATTTGCTGACGGACGATCGCGTCCGATTAATCAACCAATCCAATCAAGGCATTTCTGCGACCCGTCAGCGCGGGAAAGCGGCAGCGAAAGGTGATTTTATCGCCTTTCTGGATGCTGATGATTTATGGTTGCCGCATAATTTAGAGGTGCATCTGCGTCACTTCGCGGGGCATCCCAAACTGGGGATTAGCTTTGGCCGAGTTGAGTTTATGCACCTGGATGGAACGCCGACAGGTGTCCTTTCGACATCACGTTTGCAGGGCATTGAGCCAGAGCATTTATTTTATGAAAACTTGCTGACGACCACTTCGAATGCGATCGTCCGGCGGGAAGTATTTGACCAAATTGGGGGGTTTGACGTCGATCTCTGTGGTACAGAAGACCAGGAATTTTTCCTGCGGACGTGCTGCTTTGGTTGGAATGTTGAGGGCGTTGAGGATGTGCTGGTGCGTTATCGCATTACCGCCGGCGGCTTGTCATCGCGGTTGGATTTGCTGGAAGATGATTGGCTGCGATTTA
It encodes the following:
- a CDS encoding lipopolysaccharide biosynthesis protein, producing MLKARLQSILSGQFIRNMGWLGSAELLNRVLRLGTTVTLARLLTPYDYGLAAVILTTQEIANVFTLRSGIGAKLIQAKEEDLDILCNTAYWMNWILCIGMFTLQCLVAFPVGWFYGNNAVVLPICIIALNYLLLPTFAVQGSLIFRENRLKIPAICNAVQSGLMNALTITFALMGMGFWSIVLPILLTVPVWVIINRAHHPWRPTGKFSLERWQELANFAANFLGVELLTKIRANVDYLLVGRFLGIEALGMYYFAFNAGLGISLSVIQSFTWSIYPHLCEVKDNLAAMRQRYFKSLKTIAMIIVPMVLLQASLAPVYVPIVFSQKWVSAIPILILICLSAIPRPFAEAASMLLQSVDKGRLDLYWNAIFTGLFIACILGAMQFGIYGVAVSVLVVHVLAIPLFSLWAKNYVFRFSRPRLAPSK
- a CDS encoding glycosyltransferase family A protein; translation: MAMLLPVSVVIPAYNAERFIAQTLDSVLAQTFTAFEVIVVNDGSTDETQSIVEHYLLTDDRVRLINQSNQGISATRQRGKAAAKGDFIAFLDADDLWLPHNLEVHLRHFAGHPKLGISFGRVEFMHLDGTPTGVLSTSRLQGIEPEHLFYENLLTTTSNAIVRREVFDQIGGFDVDLCGTEDQEFFLRTCCFGWNVEGVEDVLVRYRITAGGLSSRLDLLEDDWLRFSDKVKAYAPAVVAQHGAKSRAYFLRYIARRSLRVSDSRTIGLRFMRRALKSDWTILLQEPRRTTLTLLAVCCKPLLPRSRPSG